A window of Lujinxingia sediminis contains these coding sequences:
- a CDS encoding dickkopf-related protein, with the protein MNPMKKWWCASAMLWTLAACGGDDGQTPQPPDVGPDAEEGIVACTPDLQRLNEPTECLSDDMCPCGSFCSLGLCTYECTADADCAEGQVCGRFGTCRAPAEANAILPVASAPIGKLKPRQASQVPGPDAIVEVPLIAETSLDRARLSTRGGAQVRCPGEDEFVDACSLSELGLQAGDELRVAVRVTHPDATPDDAVAELVVIADNSRYSVSLPTLTQLPGHLSQDDIAAMAAPLQGRYRGTLRLVDAGARQGETLRNTAVIPLTIEVNATLWESSAGDAIIQIDDPLNVLSAEAGVIGSLTYDTATGRGAAALPITRLLESTVAGQTSAINVETTSAEFLTTDAPRTISLAIHQQYIGSGATAPTVSWALDMVRINDVTDPAPSPQADATLGYNPAVRLLQDTPFEATLREIVERIPTANGQPTFQTNILAPIFTDEMGFPGNAALPGMFIDQGFSSIVFQVFFSSLFLAPNRNIGSPSTQDLSITQNRWNALLDAHPEIDANESQSHEVSGGSFDESLSGSIPCELSNMELTFMENGVTRSSPTYDDDFCDTLTRVLGCRLEDVAVDFDTGQLDFTGGATNSGYFRMSGSVSRTCHFAYTLPSPAETPLCATPPQNYDQSDWTLFGFENSLDPVAGDLNCRGSELGMAFPIDLDEATTGSAMLEACLDETLALAGAPASLDGLADGELFHAVVGPESACVNVPRVLMALALQSRALRLDSDVIDFAMGPEGLAHATAVTNRLMTRWIQLHAYFANEADQQSGMAAALSGGTNPVATPSPEGLYEASLQGWDLLFSPHVIAALMETSGAALQQPDYRVHRYGTEFGAGSDPSEAVASAILDALARQAKVGRILLEDRYGDTVERINQPVADLLPRLVVAQAIAADLHRRAYTANPNLRWNSAYIASATRASAATTELLNTRNVLLKGDNPLGIDDEDLPLYFNPDGASGPSGRFGAISDFLLGTSIATDAWAPVAVAQAEASLAEARNSFVAQKDRALRQAHDNRDFARWIEDVRNRYEATLRDYCGPLGENYLGDPDFDPESCFIAPADEYPACAIDFDQWYRFWTEDDVMGRFCLHTEYNANTLTQDAGFTDLNARTFAQSCFGESIDEGESASVGACSGQGTVCMICDHDTSVTELPLERGILGLTTPRSLDAFIGDGQNDTDASGVRPVMAHAISSCRADFPSMRLEVPLPENPLEEPDCLVGSLGEANLEIVAATRDLEQAREAIAEHTDAYDIAMRSCWILESANAQLQTARENHLANMQGLRAAKAISDGIATAAAGVKDCASTAASSDKSNPFSAIVSAGTIGAACTAGAVETVANIVSIGLETGMENAQHEHDNLVAGLEAQAEFEICANDARMELVSLRTASIEVERAVFDLQRAHATLFELTHAARRVHESGNAYLERVEGAEIPDASGDVWVNEKITTYAHDFQLAKRAAYLAVRAVEYEYQASLAVRQAVFEAQTPMELRQNVLEPLWADANTRGINGSMPTELNTVVSLRDDILQLGDASLWPESLGPLTPAERFRILLADERFAVYEGATYLGQRLPFTLAPLGALGFETRGVPIFSQNDCAERLWAINASVLGQNIYQGSDTQNVRLDLLKRNTFFSQWCGVPAAGQPPFQMATVQPARNLFRVPGVGADFGQSQGGGRGVEDYSRARIQAFFNVDRGEFEGAEYASGQTAELAARGLYGDYALFIPADVISLEGGNGLNFNGIDDILLRFDYVSVAR; encoded by the coding sequence ATGAACCCTATGAAGAAGTGGTGGTGTGCGAGCGCGATGCTGTGGACGCTCGCGGCCTGCGGTGGTGATGACGGTCAGACGCCTCAACCGCCCGATGTGGGACCCGACGCCGAGGAGGGGATCGTGGCCTGTACGCCCGATCTCCAGCGGCTCAACGAGCCCACCGAATGCCTGAGCGACGACATGTGCCCCTGCGGCTCCTTCTGCTCGCTGGGCCTGTGCACCTACGAGTGCACCGCCGACGCCGACTGCGCCGAGGGTCAGGTCTGCGGGCGCTTCGGCACCTGCCGCGCCCCGGCCGAGGCCAACGCCATCCTGCCGGTGGCCTCCGCGCCCATCGGTAAGCTCAAGCCTCGCCAGGCCTCCCAGGTACCGGGCCCTGACGCCATCGTCGAGGTCCCGCTGATCGCCGAGACCTCGCTGGACCGCGCCCGCCTGAGCACCCGCGGCGGCGCGCAGGTGCGCTGCCCCGGCGAGGATGAGTTTGTCGACGCGTGCTCCCTCTCGGAGCTGGGCCTCCAAGCCGGGGACGAGCTCCGGGTGGCGGTGCGCGTGACCCACCCCGACGCCACCCCCGACGACGCGGTCGCCGAGCTCGTGGTGATCGCCGACAACTCCCGCTACAGCGTCTCCTTGCCCACGCTCACACAGCTCCCCGGGCACCTCTCCCAGGACGATATCGCCGCGATGGCGGCCCCCCTGCAAGGCCGCTACCGCGGCACCCTGCGCCTGGTCGACGCCGGCGCTCGCCAGGGCGAAACCCTGCGCAATACCGCGGTCATCCCCCTGACCATCGAAGTCAACGCCACCCTCTGGGAGAGCAGCGCCGGCGACGCGATCATTCAGATCGACGATCCTCTCAACGTGCTCAGCGCCGAGGCCGGTGTCATCGGCTCGCTCACCTACGACACGGCCACCGGCCGGGGTGCTGCCGCGCTGCCCATCACGCGCCTGCTCGAATCGACGGTGGCCGGACAGACCTCGGCCATCAACGTGGAGACCACCTCCGCCGAGTTCCTCACCACCGATGCCCCCCGCACCATCAGCCTGGCCATCCACCAGCAGTATATCGGTAGCGGCGCCACCGCTCCCACCGTCTCCTGGGCCCTGGACATGGTGCGCATCAACGACGTCACCGACCCCGCGCCCTCTCCTCAGGCCGACGCCACCCTGGGCTACAACCCGGCGGTGCGCCTGCTCCAGGACACCCCCTTTGAGGCCACCCTGCGCGAGATCGTAGAGCGAATCCCCACCGCCAATGGTCAGCCCACGTTTCAAACCAACATTCTTGCCCCCATCTTCACCGATGAGATGGGCTTCCCGGGCAACGCTGCTCTTCCCGGGATGTTTATCGATCAGGGATTCTCCTCAATCGTCTTCCAGGTCTTCTTCAGCTCTCTCTTTCTCGCGCCCAACCGCAACATCGGCTCCCCCTCCACCCAGGATCTGAGCATCACCCAGAACCGCTGGAACGCTCTGCTCGATGCCCACCCCGAGATCGACGCCAATGAGAGTCAGTCCCACGAGGTCTCCGGAGGCTCCTTCGATGAGAGCCTGAGCGGCAGCATCCCCTGTGAGCTCTCCAACATGGAGCTGACGTTTATGGAAAACGGCGTCACGCGCTCCAGCCCGACCTATGACGACGATTTCTGTGACACCCTGACCCGAGTCCTGGGCTGCCGGCTCGAAGATGTGGCCGTGGATTTCGATACGGGACAGCTTGATTTCACCGGCGGTGCCACAAACTCCGGCTACTTCCGGATGTCGGGCTCGGTCTCGCGCACCTGCCACTTCGCCTACACGCTCCCCTCGCCGGCTGAGACGCCCCTCTGCGCCACCCCGCCCCAGAACTACGACCAGTCCGACTGGACGCTCTTTGGCTTTGAAAACAGCCTCGACCCCGTCGCCGGCGATCTGAATTGCCGCGGCTCCGAGCTGGGCATGGCGTTTCCCATCGACCTCGACGAGGCGACCACCGGCAGCGCCATGCTGGAGGCCTGCCTCGATGAAACACTGGCCCTGGCCGGTGCCCCGGCCTCCCTCGACGGACTGGCCGATGGGGAGCTCTTCCACGCGGTGGTCGGCCCGGAGAGCGCCTGTGTCAACGTGCCGCGCGTGCTGATGGCGCTGGCGCTGCAATCCCGCGCGCTGCGCCTGGATTCCGACGTCATCGACTTCGCCATGGGCCCCGAAGGCCTGGCGCACGCCACCGCCGTCACCAATCGCCTGATGACGCGCTGGATTCAGCTTCACGCCTACTTCGCCAACGAAGCCGATCAACAGTCGGGTATGGCCGCCGCGCTCAGCGGAGGCACAAACCCGGTGGCTACCCCCTCCCCCGAAGGTCTTTACGAAGCCTCCCTTCAGGGCTGGGATCTGCTCTTCAGCCCGCATGTCATCGCGGCGTTGATGGAAACGAGCGGCGCCGCGCTCCAACAGCCTGACTACCGCGTGCATCGCTACGGCACCGAATTCGGCGCGGGCAGCGATCCGAGTGAGGCGGTGGCCAGCGCCATCCTCGATGCCCTGGCTCGCCAGGCCAAAGTCGGCCGCATCCTTCTCGAAGATCGCTACGGCGACACCGTCGAGCGCATCAACCAGCCCGTCGCCGACCTGCTGCCGCGCCTCGTCGTCGCGCAGGCCATTGCGGCCGACCTGCACCGCCGGGCCTACACCGCCAACCCTAACCTGCGCTGGAACAGCGCCTACATCGCCTCAGCCACCCGGGCCAGCGCGGCCACCACCGAGCTGCTGAACACCCGAAATGTGCTGCTCAAGGGCGACAACCCCCTGGGCATCGATGACGAAGACCTGCCCCTGTACTTCAACCCCGACGGGGCCTCCGGCCCCTCCGGACGCTTTGGCGCCATCAGCGACTTCCTCCTGGGCACCTCCATCGCCACCGACGCCTGGGCCCCGGTCGCCGTCGCCCAGGCCGAGGCCAGCCTGGCCGAGGCCCGCAACTCCTTTGTCGCGCAAAAAGATCGCGCCCTGCGTCAGGCCCATGACAACCGTGACTTCGCCCGCTGGATCGAGGACGTGCGCAATCGCTACGAAGCCACCCTGCGCGACTACTGCGGCCCCCTTGGCGAGAACTACCTGGGCGATCCGGACTTCGACCCGGAATCCTGCTTTATCGCCCCGGCCGACGAGTACCCGGCCTGCGCCATCGACTTCGATCAGTGGTACCGCTTCTGGACCGAGGACGATGTGATGGGACGCTTCTGCCTTCACACCGAGTACAACGCCAACACCCTGACCCAGGACGCCGGCTTCACCGACCTGAACGCCCGCACCTTCGCCCAGAGCTGCTTTGGCGAGAGCATCGACGAGGGGGAAAGCGCCTCGGTGGGAGCCTGCTCCGGCCAGGGCACCGTCTGCATGATCTGCGACCACGACACCTCGGTCACCGAACTCCCCTTAGAACGCGGCATTCTGGGGCTGACCACCCCCCGCTCCCTCGACGCCTTTATTGGCGACGGGCAAAACGACACCGACGCCTCCGGTGTCCGCCCGGTGATGGCCCACGCCATCAGCAGCTGCCGCGCCGACTTCCCCTCGATGAGGCTGGAAGTCCCCCTGCCCGAGAACCCCCTGGAGGAGCCCGACTGCCTCGTCGGCAGCCTTGGCGAGGCCAACCTGGAGATCGTCGCCGCCACCCGCGACCTGGAGCAGGCCCGCGAGGCCATCGCCGAGCATACCGACGCCTACGACATCGCCATGCGCTCCTGCTGGATCCTGGAGTCGGCCAACGCCCAGCTTCAGACCGCCCGCGAGAACCACCTGGCCAACATGCAGGGCCTGCGCGCAGCCAAGGCCATCTCCGACGGGATCGCCACCGCCGCCGCCGGCGTCAAAGACTGCGCCTCCACCGCCGCCAGCTCCGATAAGAGCAACCCTTTCTCGGCGATCGTCTCCGCCGGCACCATCGGCGCGGCCTGCACCGCCGGCGCCGTCGAAACCGTGGCCAACATCGTGTCCATCGGTCTGGAAACCGGCATGGAAAACGCCCAGCACGAACACGACAACCTGGTCGCCGGGCTGGAGGCCCAGGCCGAGTTTGAGATCTGCGCCAACGACGCCCGCATGGAGCTGGTGAGCCTGCGCACGGCCTCCATCGAGGTGGAGCGCGCCGTCTTCGATCTGCAGCGCGCCCACGCCACCCTCTTCGAGCTCACCCACGCCGCGCGCCGTGTCCACGAATCGGGCAACGCCTACTTAGAGCGCGTCGAAGGGGCCGAGATCCCTGACGCCTCCGGCGATGTGTGGGTCAACGAAAAGATCACGACCTACGCCCACGACTTCCAGCTCGCCAAACGCGCCGCCTACCTGGCGGTGCGCGCGGTCGAATACGAGTACCAGGCCTCGCTGGCCGTGCGGCAGGCCGTGTTTGAGGCCCAGACCCCCATGGAACTGCGCCAGAACGTGCTGGAGCCCCTCTGGGCCGACGCCAACACCCGCGGCATCAACGGCTCCATGCCCACCGAGCTCAACACCGTGGTCAGCCTGCGCGACGACATCCTCCAGCTCGGCGACGCCTCGCTCTGGCCCGAGAGCCTGGGGCCGCTCACCCCGGCCGAGCGCTTCCGCATCCTGCTGGCCGATGAGCGTTTCGCCGTCTACGAGGGCGCCACCTACCTGGGCCAGCGCCTCCCCTTTACCCTGGCCCCGCTCGGCGCGCTGGGCTTTGAAACCCGCGGCGTCCCCATCTTCTCGCAGAACGACTGCGCCGAGCGCCTCTGGGCCATCAACGCCTCGGTGCTTGGCCAGAACATCTACCAGGGCTCCGACACCCAGAACGTGCGCCTGGACCTGCTCAAGCGCAACACCTTCTTTAGCCAGTGGTGTGGCGTCCCGGCCGCCGGCCAGCCCCCCTTCCAGATGGCCACCGTCCAGCCCGCCCGCAACCTCTTCCGCGTGCCCGGCGTCGGCGCCGACTTTGGCCAGTCCCAGGGCGGCGGCCGCGGCGTC